Proteins co-encoded in one Marmota flaviventris isolate mMarFla1 chromosome 9, mMarFla1.hap1, whole genome shotgun sequence genomic window:
- the Pola2 gene encoding DNA polymerase alpha subunit B isoform X2, producing MPVSTQQLAEELQIFGLDCEDAQIEKLAELCVLYGQNEEGMVGELIAFCTSTKKAHLTPEVLSTFEHEILSKRLSKTWHSSSKDSGHAGTRDIISIQELIEVEEEEETLLNSYTTPSKGPQKRAITMPETPLTKRSVSTRSPHQLLSPSSFSPSATPSQKYNSRNNRGEVVTTFGSAQGVSWSGRGGAGSISLKVLGYPEPLTGSYKSMFQKLPDIREVLTCKIEELGSELKEHYRIEAFTPLLVPAQEPVTLLGQIGCDSNGKLNSKSVILEGDREHSSGAQIPVDLTELKEYSLFPGQVVIMEGINTTGRKLIATKLYEGVPLPFYQPTEEDGDFEQTMVMVACGPYTTSDSITYEPLLDLITVINRDRPDVCVLFGPFLDAKHEQVENCLLTSPFEDVFRQCLRTIIEGTRSSSSHLVFVPSLRDVHHEPVYPQPPFSYSDLSREDKKRVQFVSEPCSLSVNGVIFGLTSTDLLFHMGAEEISSSSGTSDRLSRILKHILTQRSYYPLYPPQEDMAIDYENFYAYAQLPVTPDVLIVPSELRYFVKDILGCVCVNPGRLTKGQVGGTFGRLYLRRLLVAGETRQSPCIAAQVVRI from the exons ATGCCCGTGTCCACCCAGCAGCTGGCGGAGGAGCTGCAGATCTTCGGCCTGGACTGCGAGGACGCCCAGATTGAGAAAC TGGCAGAGCTGTGTGTTCTGTACGGACAGAACGAGGAGGGGATGGTGGGCGAGCTCATAGCCTTCTGCACCAGCACCAAGAAAGCTCACCTCACCCCTGAGGTCCTGAGCACTTTTGAACATGAG ATTCTGAGCAAAAGATTATCTAAGACCTGGCACAGTAGCTCCAAGGACAGTGGGCATGCGGGCACTAGAGACATCATTTCTATACAAGAGCT AATTGAagtggaagaagaagaggagaccCTTTTGAATTCTTACACCACACCCTCTAAG GGTCCTCAGAAGCGAGCTATCACCATGCCAGAAACCCCCCTAACAAAAAGGAGCGTGTCTACTCGTAGCCCACATCAGCTCCTCTCTCCATCGAGTTTCTCTCCAAG TGCTACTCCCTCCCAGAAATACAACTCAAGAAATAACCGAGGAGAAGTGGTCACCACCTTTGGCTCTGCACAGGGCGTGTCGTGGTCTGGGAGAGGAGGAGCTGGAAGCATCAGCCTGAAGGTCCTGGGGTATCCAGAGCCACTGACTGGGAGCTACAAATCCATGTTCCAGAAGCTCCCAGACATTCGAGAAG TTCTGACCTGTAAGATAGAAGAACTTGGCAGTGAACTCAAGGAACACTACAGGATCGAGGCCTTTACTCCTCTTCTGGTCCCAGCCCAA GAGCCTGTCACCCTGCTGGGCCAGATAGGCTGTGACAGCAATGGGAAACTGAACAGCAAGTCAGTGATTCTGGAGGGAGACCGGGAGCACTCCTCAGGTGCTCAGATTCCAGTGGACTTGACTGAGCTCAAAGAGtactctctgtttcctggacAG GTTGTGATTATGGAAGGAATTAACACCACTGGCAGAAAACTTATTGCCACCAAACTCTACGAG GGTGTGCCGCTTCCGTTTTATCAGCCCACTGAAGAGGACGGAG ATTTTGAGCAGACCATGGTCATGGTTGCCTGTGGGCCCTACACCACGTCTGACAGCATCACCTACGAGCCCCTGCTGGACCTGATCACTGTCATCAACCGCGACCGGCCGGATGTCTGCGTCCTG TTTGGTCCTTTCCTGGATGCTAAGCACGAGCAGGTGGAG AACTGTCTGCTGACAAGCCCATTTGAAGATGTCTTTAGGCAGTGTCTGCGAACCATCATCGAAGGGACGAGAAG CTCCAGCTCCCACCTGGTCTTCGTCCCGTCCTTGAGAGACGTGCACCACGAGCCTGTGTACCCACAGCCGCCTTTTAGCTACTCCGATCTGTCTCGGGAGGACAAAAAG CGAGTGCAGTTTGTGTCGGAGCCCTGCAGCCTCTCTGTAAACGGGGTGATCTTTGGCCTGACGTCCACGGATCTGCTATTCCACATGGGGGCCGAGGAGATCAGCAG CTCCTCTGGAACCTCAGACCGACTCAGCCGCATTCTCAAGCACATCCTGACCCAGAGGAG CTACTACCCACTGTACCCTCCCCAGGAAGACATGGCCATCGACTATGAGAACTTCTATGCCTACGCACAGCTGCCGGTCACCCCAGACGTCCTCATAGTCCCCTCGGAGCTGAGGTACTTCGTGAAG gaCATCCTCGGCTGCGTCTGCGTGAATCCCGGGCGCCTCACCAAAGGGCAGGTGGGCGGCACCTTTGGCCGCCTGTACCTCAGGAGGCTGCTGGTGGCCGGAGAGACGAGGCAGAGCCCATGTATTGCTGCCCAGGTGGTCAGGATCTGA
- the Pola2 gene encoding DNA polymerase alpha subunit B isoform X3 yields the protein MRIEVEEEEETLLNSYTTPSKGPQKRAITMPETPLTKRSVSTRSPHQLLSPSSFSPSATPSQKYNSRNNRGEVVTTFGSAQGVSWSGRGGAGSISLKVLGYPEPLTGSYKSMFQKLPDIREVLTCKIEELGSELKEHYRIEAFTPLLVPAQEPVTLLGQIGCDSNGKLNSKSVILEGDREHSSGAQIPVDLTELKEYSLFPGQVVIMEGINTTGRKLIATKLYEGVPLPFYQPTEEDGDFEQTMVMVACGPYTTSDSITYEPLLDLITVINRDRPDVCVLFGPFLDAKHEQVENCLLTSPFEDVFRQCLRTIIEGTRSSSSHLVFVPSLRDVHHEPVYPQPPFSYSDLSREDKKRVQFVSEPCSLSVNGVIFGLTSTDLLFHMGAEEISSSSGTSDRLSRILKHILTQRSYYPLYPPQEDMAIDYENFYAYAQLPVTPDVLIVPSELRYFVKVGLRWLSWTSRAGLCLSLLGHPALTLCRSAEGHGGLCDLALGLVALGEKVGQHDKSVGEV from the exons ATGAG AATTGAagtggaagaagaagaggagaccCTTTTGAATTCTTACACCACACCCTCTAAG GGTCCTCAGAAGCGAGCTATCACCATGCCAGAAACCCCCCTAACAAAAAGGAGCGTGTCTACTCGTAGCCCACATCAGCTCCTCTCTCCATCGAGTTTCTCTCCAAG TGCTACTCCCTCCCAGAAATACAACTCAAGAAATAACCGAGGAGAAGTGGTCACCACCTTTGGCTCTGCACAGGGCGTGTCGTGGTCTGGGAGAGGAGGAGCTGGAAGCATCAGCCTGAAGGTCCTGGGGTATCCAGAGCCACTGACTGGGAGCTACAAATCCATGTTCCAGAAGCTCCCAGACATTCGAGAAG TTCTGACCTGTAAGATAGAAGAACTTGGCAGTGAACTCAAGGAACACTACAGGATCGAGGCCTTTACTCCTCTTCTGGTCCCAGCCCAA GAGCCTGTCACCCTGCTGGGCCAGATAGGCTGTGACAGCAATGGGAAACTGAACAGCAAGTCAGTGATTCTGGAGGGAGACCGGGAGCACTCCTCAGGTGCTCAGATTCCAGTGGACTTGACTGAGCTCAAAGAGtactctctgtttcctggacAG GTTGTGATTATGGAAGGAATTAACACCACTGGCAGAAAACTTATTGCCACCAAACTCTACGAG GGTGTGCCGCTTCCGTTTTATCAGCCCACTGAAGAGGACGGAG ATTTTGAGCAGACCATGGTCATGGTTGCCTGTGGGCCCTACACCACGTCTGACAGCATCACCTACGAGCCCCTGCTGGACCTGATCACTGTCATCAACCGCGACCGGCCGGATGTCTGCGTCCTG TTTGGTCCTTTCCTGGATGCTAAGCACGAGCAGGTGGAG AACTGTCTGCTGACAAGCCCATTTGAAGATGTCTTTAGGCAGTGTCTGCGAACCATCATCGAAGGGACGAGAAG CTCCAGCTCCCACCTGGTCTTCGTCCCGTCCTTGAGAGACGTGCACCACGAGCCTGTGTACCCACAGCCGCCTTTTAGCTACTCCGATCTGTCTCGGGAGGACAAAAAG CGAGTGCAGTTTGTGTCGGAGCCCTGCAGCCTCTCTGTAAACGGGGTGATCTTTGGCCTGACGTCCACGGATCTGCTATTCCACATGGGGGCCGAGGAGATCAGCAG CTCCTCTGGAACCTCAGACCGACTCAGCCGCATTCTCAAGCACATCCTGACCCAGAGGAG CTACTACCCACTGTACCCTCCCCAGGAAGACATGGCCATCGACTATGAGAACTTCTATGCCTACGCACAGCTGCCGGTCACCCCAGACGTCCTCATAGTCCCCTCGGAGCTGAGGTACTTCGTGAAGGTAGGTCTGCGCTGGCTTTCCTGGACCTCCAGAGCTGGTCTCTGCCTTTCCCTCCTGGGCCACCCAGCACTCACCCTTTGTAGGTCTGCTGAAGGGCATGGTGGCCTCTGTGACCTAGCCCTGGGCCTGGTGGCTTTGGGGGAGAAGGTGGGACAACATGACAAATCCGTGGGTGAAGTGTAG
- the Pola2 gene encoding DNA polymerase alpha subunit B isoform X1: protein MPVSTQQLAEELQIFGLDCEDAQIEKLAELCVLYGQNEEGMVGELIAFCTSTKKAHLTPEVLSTFEHEILSKRLSKTWHSSSKDSGHAGTRDIISIQELIEVEEEEETLLNSYTTPSKGPQKRAITMPETPLTKRSVSTRSPHQLLSPSSFSPSATPSQKYNSRNNRGEVVTTFGSAQGVSWSGRGGAGSISLKVLGYPEPLTGSYKSMFQKLPDIREVLTCKIEELGSELKEHYRIEAFTPLLVPAQEPVTLLGQIGCDSNGKLNSKSVILEGDREHSSGAQIPVDLTELKEYSLFPGQVVIMEGINTTGRKLIATKLYEGVPLPFYQPTEEDGDFEQTMVMVACGPYTTSDSITYEPLLDLITVINRDRPDVCVLFGPFLDAKHEQVENCLLTSPFEDVFRQCLRTIIEGTRSSSSHLVFVPSLRDVHHEPVYPQPPFSYSDLSREDKKRVQFVSEPCSLSVNGVIFGLTSTDLLFHMGAEEISSSSGTSDRLSRILKHILTQRSYYPLYPPQEDMAIDYENFYAYAQLPVTPDVLIVPSELRYFVKVGLRWLSWTSRAGLCLSLLGHPALTLCRSAEGHGGLCDLALGLVALGEKVGQHDKSVGEV, encoded by the exons ATGCCCGTGTCCACCCAGCAGCTGGCGGAGGAGCTGCAGATCTTCGGCCTGGACTGCGAGGACGCCCAGATTGAGAAAC TGGCAGAGCTGTGTGTTCTGTACGGACAGAACGAGGAGGGGATGGTGGGCGAGCTCATAGCCTTCTGCACCAGCACCAAGAAAGCTCACCTCACCCCTGAGGTCCTGAGCACTTTTGAACATGAG ATTCTGAGCAAAAGATTATCTAAGACCTGGCACAGTAGCTCCAAGGACAGTGGGCATGCGGGCACTAGAGACATCATTTCTATACAAGAGCT AATTGAagtggaagaagaagaggagaccCTTTTGAATTCTTACACCACACCCTCTAAG GGTCCTCAGAAGCGAGCTATCACCATGCCAGAAACCCCCCTAACAAAAAGGAGCGTGTCTACTCGTAGCCCACATCAGCTCCTCTCTCCATCGAGTTTCTCTCCAAG TGCTACTCCCTCCCAGAAATACAACTCAAGAAATAACCGAGGAGAAGTGGTCACCACCTTTGGCTCTGCACAGGGCGTGTCGTGGTCTGGGAGAGGAGGAGCTGGAAGCATCAGCCTGAAGGTCCTGGGGTATCCAGAGCCACTGACTGGGAGCTACAAATCCATGTTCCAGAAGCTCCCAGACATTCGAGAAG TTCTGACCTGTAAGATAGAAGAACTTGGCAGTGAACTCAAGGAACACTACAGGATCGAGGCCTTTACTCCTCTTCTGGTCCCAGCCCAA GAGCCTGTCACCCTGCTGGGCCAGATAGGCTGTGACAGCAATGGGAAACTGAACAGCAAGTCAGTGATTCTGGAGGGAGACCGGGAGCACTCCTCAGGTGCTCAGATTCCAGTGGACTTGACTGAGCTCAAAGAGtactctctgtttcctggacAG GTTGTGATTATGGAAGGAATTAACACCACTGGCAGAAAACTTATTGCCACCAAACTCTACGAG GGTGTGCCGCTTCCGTTTTATCAGCCCACTGAAGAGGACGGAG ATTTTGAGCAGACCATGGTCATGGTTGCCTGTGGGCCCTACACCACGTCTGACAGCATCACCTACGAGCCCCTGCTGGACCTGATCACTGTCATCAACCGCGACCGGCCGGATGTCTGCGTCCTG TTTGGTCCTTTCCTGGATGCTAAGCACGAGCAGGTGGAG AACTGTCTGCTGACAAGCCCATTTGAAGATGTCTTTAGGCAGTGTCTGCGAACCATCATCGAAGGGACGAGAAG CTCCAGCTCCCACCTGGTCTTCGTCCCGTCCTTGAGAGACGTGCACCACGAGCCTGTGTACCCACAGCCGCCTTTTAGCTACTCCGATCTGTCTCGGGAGGACAAAAAG CGAGTGCAGTTTGTGTCGGAGCCCTGCAGCCTCTCTGTAAACGGGGTGATCTTTGGCCTGACGTCCACGGATCTGCTATTCCACATGGGGGCCGAGGAGATCAGCAG CTCCTCTGGAACCTCAGACCGACTCAGCCGCATTCTCAAGCACATCCTGACCCAGAGGAG CTACTACCCACTGTACCCTCCCCAGGAAGACATGGCCATCGACTATGAGAACTTCTATGCCTACGCACAGCTGCCGGTCACCCCAGACGTCCTCATAGTCCCCTCGGAGCTGAGGTACTTCGTGAAGGTAGGTCTGCGCTGGCTTTCCTGGACCTCCAGAGCTGGTCTCTGCCTTTCCCTCCTGGGCCACCCAGCACTCACCCTTTGTAGGTCTGCTGAAGGGCATGGTGGCCTCTGTGACCTAGCCCTGGGCCTGGTGGCTTTGGGGGAGAAGGTGGGACAACATGACAAATCCGTGGGTGAAGTGTAG